One window of Novipirellula aureliae genomic DNA carries:
- a CDS encoding NADPH-dependent assimilatory sulfite reductase hemoprotein subunit — MTTSDSPENKIKKSKVERIKEASLGLRGNIAAELADPTTDCVPDETTKLLKFHGTYQQDDRDLRKSRRKEGLGKAYSFMVRNRIPGGKITAAQFLGELDIADELGNGTIRITTRQSIQLHGVVKDNLWGVIHRINEIKLSTQSACGDVTRNVCCCPAPLRQNGLRDQLQQLADEIAVHVRPKTGAYHEIWIKDRETGEREQVVGPPPEAEPDPIYGKAYLPRKFKIGLALCDDNCIDVYDNDLGLLGIAEGDRLVGFNVLVGGGMGTTPSKANCFPALAKRLAFIKPEHLLPIITAVIMVQRDFGNRADRSQARLKYTIHDMGLAAFKEKVESYLSEAESICGVPDGTLPRPLPDPHSDDVTAHNDHLGWHEQGDGKWFLGLPIENGRVKDDGNLRLKSAFRVLFAGHVSNARLTTDQNILLCDLEQGQRSTIEHILAEHGVDTIDNISNARRFSFACPALPTCGLAVTESERALPGIIDELETELSQLGLAKEQFTIRMTGCPNGCARPYNAELGLVGRSVDGKSGEGRYTVFLGGSLLGTRMNEVFKDQVPRSEIVPTLRPVLVHFHQNREADESFGDFCHRIGMEALGKLSPSSP, encoded by the coding sequence ATGACGACGAGTGATTCCCCCGAAAACAAGATAAAAAAATCAAAGGTTGAACGGATCAAGGAAGCGAGCCTTGGATTGCGTGGAAACATTGCCGCAGAACTTGCCGATCCGACGACCGACTGTGTGCCGGACGAAACAACGAAACTACTTAAGTTTCATGGCACCTATCAGCAAGATGACCGCGACCTTCGTAAGTCGCGGCGTAAGGAAGGGCTGGGGAAAGCTTACTCGTTCATGGTCCGTAATCGAATTCCTGGTGGCAAAATTACCGCCGCGCAGTTCCTGGGTGAACTCGATATCGCCGACGAACTTGGTAATGGGACGATCCGCATCACGACTCGCCAAAGCATCCAATTGCATGGTGTCGTGAAGGACAATCTATGGGGCGTCATCCATCGTATCAACGAGATAAAGCTATCGACGCAATCCGCTTGCGGCGACGTCACCCGCAACGTCTGTTGCTGCCCCGCCCCGCTACGACAAAATGGTCTTCGCGATCAACTACAGCAGCTTGCCGACGAAATTGCCGTTCATGTGCGTCCCAAGACAGGGGCCTATCACGAGATTTGGATCAAGGACCGAGAAACCGGAGAACGAGAACAGGTCGTCGGCCCGCCGCCCGAGGCGGAACCAGACCCGATCTACGGAAAGGCCTACTTGCCGCGAAAGTTTAAGATCGGCTTGGCACTCTGCGATGATAATTGCATTGATGTCTACGATAATGATCTCGGTTTATTAGGTATTGCCGAAGGTGATCGTTTAGTCGGGTTCAACGTCTTGGTCGGCGGTGGAATGGGCACGACGCCGAGCAAGGCGAATTGCTTTCCAGCGCTTGCCAAGCGATTAGCCTTCATCAAACCCGAACACTTGTTGCCGATCATTACGGCTGTCATCATGGTCCAGCGAGACTTTGGCAATCGTGCGGATCGAAGCCAGGCCCGTTTGAAGTACACGATTCACGACATGGGATTAGCCGCCTTCAAGGAAAAAGTGGAATCGTATTTGTCGGAAGCAGAGTCAATCTGTGGCGTTCCCGATGGGACACTGCCACGACCGCTGCCTGATCCCCACAGCGACGATGTGACGGCCCACAATGATCATTTAGGGTGGCACGAACAAGGAGATGGAAAATGGTTCCTTGGCTTGCCAATCGAAAATGGCCGAGTGAAAGATGACGGTAATCTACGCCTGAAGTCAGCTTTCCGTGTCCTCTTTGCAGGTCACGTTAGCAATGCGAGGTTGACGACGGACCAGAATATTTTGCTTTGTGATCTCGAACAAGGCCAGCGTTCAACGATCGAGCACATCCTTGCTGAACATGGCGTGGACACGATTGACAACATCAGCAACGCGAGACGGTTCTCGTTCGCGTGCCCCGCGCTACCGACTTGTGGTTTGGCAGTCACCGAGAGCGAGCGAGCGTTGCCGGGAATCATTGACGAGTTAGAAACGGAACTGAGCCAACTAGGACTTGCGAAGGAACAGTTTACGATTCGCATGACGGGTTGCCCCAACGGTTGTGCGAGACCTTACAACGCCGAACTCGGTTTGGTTGGGCGAAGTGTTGATGGGAAATCCGGGGAAGGACGTTACACGGTCTTTTTGGGCGGAAGCTTACTCGGCACGCGGATGAACGAGGTCTTCAAAGATCAAGTGCCACGCAGTGAAATTGTGCCAACCCTGCGTCCTGTCCTTGTTCACTTCCATCAAAACCGCGAAGCGGATGAGAGCTTCGGTGATTTCTGTCACCGAATCGGCATGGAAGCTCTAGGGAAATTGTCTCCGTCAAGTCCCTGA
- a CDS encoding GyrI-like domain-containing protein, translating into MKPERLTARTLMGIETRASNDSPQTIGETWQRFMAERLADDIPSRADDCLIAAYYDYEGDHTKPYTFFVGCEVVDVACAPDGFVLKEIPANDYVPFPARGDMPQALIETWQRIWASDLQRNYNIDFELHNPAMPDEVMVYVGVQ; encoded by the coding sequence ATGAAACCGGAACGACTCACTGCGCGAACACTAATGGGAATCGAGACACGCGCATCGAATGATTCGCCACAGACGATTGGTGAGACGTGGCAACGATTTATGGCCGAACGACTGGCTGACGATATACCGTCGAGAGCCGACGATTGTCTCATCGCCGCCTACTACGATTACGAAGGTGATCACACCAAACCGTATACGTTCTTCGTCGGCTGTGAAGTCGTTGACGTCGCATGTGCTCCCGACGGTTTCGTTTTGAAGGAGATCCCGGCCAACGATTACGTTCCATTCCCCGCGCGTGGTGACATGCCGCAAGCACTGATCGAGACATGGCAACGGATCTGGGCTTCCGACTTACAACGCAATTACAACATCGATTTTGAGCTCCACAATCCCGCGATGCCTGATGAAGTGATGGTCTATGTTGGCGTCCAGTAA
- a CDS encoding FKBP-type peptidyl-prolyl cis-trans isomerase, with product MKNWLPWCLFSLVFLVVGCRSTAKPSPEISSELVTPDTAKPQWKPLTFVDKPELQAGTGAMDSGATPEFSATESGLKYRILRNSDGKKPTASSTVTVHYRGWLNSGKVFDSSYERGEPTTFPLQNVIAGWTEGMQLVGEGGMIELWVPSRLGYGEHGSPGSIPAHSNLHFIVELVNVDEA from the coding sequence ATGAAGAATTGGTTGCCTTGGTGCCTATTTAGCCTCGTATTTCTGGTTGTGGGGTGTCGCTCCACAGCGAAGCCCAGCCCGGAAATTTCGTCCGAGTTGGTAACCCCTGATACCGCAAAACCACAATGGAAACCACTCACCTTCGTCGACAAGCCTGAGCTTCAGGCCGGAACGGGGGCAATGGATTCGGGTGCCACGCCGGAGTTTTCGGCAACCGAATCAGGACTAAAGTATCGGATTCTGCGAAATTCCGACGGCAAGAAACCGACGGCCTCCAGCACGGTGACCGTCCACTATCGCGGCTGGCTCAATAGTGGAAAGGTATTCGATAGCTCCTATGAGCGAGGTGAGCCGACAACCTTCCCCTTGCAAAATGTCATCGCTGGTTGGACCGAAGGAATGCAACTCGTTGGCGAGGGCGGAATGATTGAACTTTGGGTGCCTTCAAGGCTCGGATACGGCGAACACGGTTCCCCCGGTTCCATTCCTGCTCACTCGAATCTTCACTTCATCGTCGAACTCGTGAATGTCGATGAGGCCTGA
- a CDS encoding lipopolysaccharide biosynthesis protein, whose translation MSASLERTKTPASFAADSLALGMMVVLAMTIVQRAFGFLRGILFCRLMDDSVVGQWAMAFDFIIMITPVMLFGMPGSLPRYVETYRQQGHLRSLVKRLLISTAILGSVFLVAMLVAPDWFGWLIFLDSNSQALTYSVAMGVLATIAFNFVHQLVSSLRQIRVGSVMQFLQSVFFTLFALTWLIAGGGIVGVIVSFAIASLVAMLPGLWTLSKGWSGLPQSESRFDAPSMWRRLLPYAAALWAMNLLSNLFEMSDRYMILHFTTGSEVAGQSAVGQYHSGRIFPVLLLSLATMISGVLMPYLSADWESGRRREVVEQMRKFLTAISLFFTAGSAAVLVIAPWLFATLLENRYSDGLALMPMAFVFYIWASIAIVGQDYLWVAERGKWVGIAITLGLIANIALNGYLLPIWGLQGAVIATLCSHAIVLSGVWIAMVRCDFRFDSVMLLISLLPATLLLGPITALFFVAIIPATNQQVQNWMLDGLMQVKARWGLPKVAHAVLPARMLD comes from the coding sequence GTGTCAGCATCATTAGAACGCACAAAAACGCCTGCGAGCTTTGCTGCGGATTCGTTAGCCCTTGGGATGATGGTTGTTTTGGCGATGACGATTGTCCAGCGAGCGTTTGGGTTTCTGCGAGGCATTCTATTTTGCCGGTTGATGGACGACAGCGTCGTTGGTCAATGGGCGATGGCGTTTGACTTTATCATCATGATCACTCCAGTGATGTTGTTTGGAATGCCGGGCTCGTTGCCTCGTTATGTTGAAACCTATCGGCAACAGGGCCACTTGAGATCGCTTGTCAAACGGCTTCTGATTTCCACTGCCATTCTGGGCAGCGTTTTTCTAGTCGCCATGTTGGTGGCGCCCGATTGGTTCGGATGGTTAATCTTTTTGGATTCGAATAGCCAAGCCTTGACCTATAGTGTCGCGATGGGGGTGTTGGCGACGATTGCCTTCAACTTCGTACACCAGCTGGTGAGCTCGCTAAGGCAAATTCGTGTCGGTTCGGTGATGCAGTTTTTGCAAAGCGTCTTTTTTACTCTATTCGCATTGACTTGGTTGATTGCGGGTGGCGGGATTGTGGGGGTGATTGTCAGTTTTGCGATCGCATCGCTGGTCGCCATGCTGCCTGGATTGTGGACGCTTTCCAAAGGTTGGAGTGGGTTACCGCAGAGTGAATCCCGCTTTGACGCTCCTTCGATGTGGCGGCGACTATTGCCATACGCTGCAGCACTTTGGGCGATGAATTTATTGAGCAATTTGTTCGAGATGTCGGACCGCTACATGATTCTGCATTTTACGACTGGCAGCGAAGTGGCGGGCCAATCTGCTGTCGGGCAATACCATAGCGGACGCATTTTTCCCGTTCTACTACTGAGTCTCGCCACGATGATTAGTGGTGTCCTAATGCCATACTTATCCGCGGACTGGGAATCGGGGCGGCGGCGTGAAGTGGTTGAACAGATGCGAAAATTCTTGACCGCAATCTCGTTGTTCTTTACCGCTGGCAGTGCCGCGGTGCTGGTGATCGCACCGTGGTTGTTCGCTACGCTGCTCGAAAATCGCTACAGCGACGGGTTGGCGTTAATGCCAATGGCATTCGTGTTCTACATTTGGGCTTCGATTGCAATCGTCGGCCAAGACTATTTGTGGGTTGCCGAACGCGGCAAATGGGTTGGCATCGCGATCACATTGGGTTTGATTGCCAACATCGCATTGAACGGCTACTTGTTGCCGATTTGGGGGCTACAGGGTGCGGTCATTGCAACCTTGTGTTCTCACGCGATTGTGCTTAGTGGCGTGTGGATCGCAATGGTTCGCTGCGACTTCCGTTTCGACTCGGTGATGTTGCTGATCAGTTTGTTGCCTGCGACGCTATTGCTGGGCCCGATCACTGCATTGTTCTTTGTTGCCATCATCCCAGCGACAAATCAGCAAGTTCAAAATTGGATGCTCGATGGACTGATGCAGGTCAAGGCGAGGTGGGGGCTTCCCAAAGTGGCACACGCCGTTCTTCCGGCCAGAATGCTCGATTGA
- a CDS encoding NYN domain-containing protein: MSLRLLIDGYNVIAPVAGPGRSPDPNWLHHERQRLLRRLCDHLPEPVRSRTCVVFDANSSPSNRDSEYTVRGLDVRFAVDHDEADDLIEELIRAHSAPKQLAVVSSDHRLQDAARRRGATAFDAEAWLDDLLDGHAPLAISAKLKSERAGQGRGGQGDSPSSGKPKGNMSEKEIEQWLREFGFDD; the protein is encoded by the coding sequence ATGTCTCTTCGTTTACTCATCGACGGCTACAACGTGATCGCACCCGTGGCGGGGCCAGGGCGAAGCCCCGATCCAAATTGGCTTCACCACGAGCGACAGCGATTGCTACGTCGTTTGTGCGATCATCTTCCTGAGCCCGTTCGCAGTCGCACCTGTGTGGTCTTCGACGCGAACTCATCACCTTCAAACCGGGACAGCGAGTATACGGTTAGAGGTCTTGATGTTCGCTTCGCAGTCGACCATGACGAAGCAGACGATTTGATCGAAGAACTCATTCGTGCGCATAGTGCACCGAAGCAATTGGCAGTCGTTTCCTCCGATCATCGATTGCAAGATGCCGCTCGGAGGCGAGGCGCAACAGCATTCGATGCAGAGGCTTGGCTCGATGATCTACTCGATGGACATGCTCCATTAGCGATTTCCGCAAAATTGAAAAGCGAAAGGGCAGGGCAGGGCAGGGGAGGGCAGGGCGATTCGCCAAGTTCTGGCAAGCCAAAAGGCAATATGTCGGAAAAGGAAATCGAGCAATGGCTCCGAGAATTCGGATTCGATGACTAG
- the truA gene encoding tRNA pseudouridine(38-40) synthase TruA: protein MRTFKITVGYDGTDFAGWQIQPRQTTIQGMLERALVKLTGERVPVTGSGRTDSGVHALAQVASFQTPNWRASAAELGRAMNVHLPATIVVLHCADAPDNFHAIRDAIGKRYRYQLQLGGIRSVFDFRYRWRVKGVTHLEAIEEACGRFVGTKDFASFQGAGSPRRTTIRTIKACEFIRELPSDMPLGLHGERISIEIESDGFLYNMVRNIVGTLVEIGKGKQSPTWVDEVFVAKDRDAAGPTAPPQGLFLKRVDYPDSCGVSF, encoded by the coding sequence GTGCGTACGTTCAAAATTACGGTCGGTTATGACGGAACCGACTTCGCGGGTTGGCAAATCCAGCCACGCCAAACGACAATTCAAGGAATGCTCGAACGCGCTCTCGTCAAACTGACGGGCGAACGCGTGCCGGTGACTGGCAGTGGACGCACGGACTCGGGTGTCCACGCGTTGGCGCAAGTCGCCAGTTTCCAAACACCGAATTGGCGGGCCAGCGCGGCGGAGTTAGGAAGAGCGATGAACGTCCATTTGCCCGCAACCATCGTCGTGCTCCACTGCGCCGACGCCCCCGACAACTTTCATGCGATTCGCGATGCGATCGGTAAACGTTACCGGTACCAATTGCAACTTGGCGGGATTCGAAGCGTTTTTGATTTTCGCTACCGTTGGCGAGTAAAAGGGGTCACGCATCTCGAAGCGATCGAAGAGGCTTGCGGCCGGTTCGTTGGCACGAAGGACTTTGCCAGTTTCCAAGGGGCCGGCAGCCCCAGAAGGACAACCATTCGCACGATCAAGGCATGTGAATTTATCCGCGAACTCCCCTCCGATATGCCTCTTGGTCTGCACGGCGAGCGGATCTCCATCGAGATCGAATCGGATGGTTTTCTCTATAACATGGTTCGCAACATCGTTGGGACATTGGTCGAGATAGGCAAAGGCAAGCAATCGCCCACTTGGGTCGACGAGGTTTTCGTAGCGAAAGATCGTGATGCCGCCGGTCCCACCGCGCCACCGCAAGGATTATTCCTAAAGCGAGTGGATTATCCAGATTCGTGTGGCGTAAGCTTCTAG
- a CDS encoding aspartate-semialdehyde dehydrogenase, producing the protein MYETLAVVGATGAVGRIVLEQLQKRDLPFRKLKLLASQRSAGSEVRYAGETIKVGLLEPGAFNNVDLVIASTPDEVSADFAPYAVKEGAVVVDESGYWRMDPKVPLIIPEVNPEAVDKHDGILASPNCSTTQMVVALAPLHRAARIRRVVVSTYQATSGAGLSGNVELNDSVRSALVGKTHPPKTFQHPIGFNLIPQIGSHKYEGYTSEEMKMVYETRKIFGDDEIQVCPTCVRVPVATGHSESILVETEKPLSVEEAIELFNGFDGITVVDDLANMQYPMPRDCDGKDDVFVGRIRKDISSPNGIAFWCVSDNLRKGAATNAVQIAELMMKQSSK; encoded by the coding sequence GTGTACGAAACCCTTGCCGTCGTTGGTGCTACGGGCGCTGTTGGCCGAATCGTTTTAGAACAATTGCAAAAGCGGGATTTACCGTTCCGAAAGCTGAAATTGCTTGCTTCGCAACGGTCTGCTGGCAGCGAGGTTCGTTATGCGGGCGAAACAATCAAAGTCGGACTCCTGGAACCAGGAGCGTTCAATAACGTTGATCTCGTTATCGCCAGTACCCCCGATGAAGTGTCGGCCGATTTTGCCCCCTATGCGGTGAAAGAGGGGGCAGTCGTGGTTGACGAAAGCGGCTATTGGCGGATGGATCCCAAGGTCCCGCTCATCATTCCAGAGGTCAATCCTGAAGCGGTCGATAAGCACGACGGGATCCTGGCCAGTCCTAATTGCAGCACCACGCAAATGGTCGTCGCCCTTGCTCCGCTGCACCGCGCCGCTCGCATCCGCCGAGTGGTCGTTAGCACCTACCAAGCGACCAGCGGTGCGGGACTGTCGGGCAATGTGGAGCTTAACGATAGTGTCCGAAGTGCCTTGGTCGGAAAAACGCATCCACCGAAAACGTTTCAGCATCCAATCGGCTTCAATCTCATTCCGCAGATCGGATCCCATAAATATGAAGGCTACACCAGCGAAGAGATGAAGATGGTGTATGAGACTCGAAAAATCTTTGGGGACGACGAGATCCAAGTTTGTCCGACTTGTGTTCGTGTTCCCGTCGCGACGGGACACAGTGAGTCGATTTTGGTGGAAACCGAGAAACCATTATCAGTCGAAGAAGCGATCGAATTATTCAATGGCTTTGACGGTATCACCGTCGTTGATGATTTGGCGAATATGCAATACCCGATGCCTCGCGATTGCGATGGCAAAGACGATGTGTTTGTCGGGCGAATTCGTAAAGACATCAGTAGCCCTAACGGGATTGCATTTTGGTGCGTTAGCGATAATCTTCGCAAAGGGGCTGCGACCAACGCCGTCCAAATTGCCGAACTGATGATGAAGCAATCGTCAAAATAG
- a CDS encoding formylglycine-generating enzyme family protein has protein sequence MKRFVCCRFPKSIASFAVLSAMAMSVGAVADSPDAATKLGIAAQQPSSGPSVKVDEGFMVPYSLRIPGTDVEIEMVPIPGGTFLLGSPEDEADRNDDEGPQVEVIVDPMWVAKTETTWGQYREYMKLYAIFKEFEANGIRPVDDSNKIDAVTAPTELYDPSFTYEFGEQDDQPAVTITQYSAQQYSKWLSRLTGQQFRLPTEAEWEYAARGGTKTAYSFGDSADEIDDYAWSFNNATDGLGEVGTKKPNPFGLYDMHGNAAEWTMNQYTEDGYKVFAEKASATKTPLHATEVVVWPETSSPCVVRGGSFEMDPEALRSAARLASDDEPWKVDDPNFPRSPWWFTSDLARGVGFRLIRSYKPLDNELIGKFWEANAEDVKGDVESRMLGGRGGWGIIDPTLPAAIKALQKE, from the coding sequence ATGAAGAGATTTGTTTGTTGTCGGTTTCCGAAGTCCATCGCGTCTTTCGCTGTGTTGTCAGCTATGGCAATGTCGGTGGGCGCGGTTGCGGATTCACCTGACGCTGCGACAAAACTTGGCATTGCCGCACAGCAGCCATCGTCAGGGCCGTCGGTCAAAGTCGACGAGGGCTTCATGGTTCCCTATTCCTTGCGAATTCCCGGGACGGATGTCGAAATCGAAATGGTTCCGATTCCAGGGGGGACGTTTTTGCTCGGAAGCCCCGAAGACGAAGCCGACCGCAACGATGACGAAGGGCCTCAAGTCGAAGTGATCGTCGATCCGATGTGGGTAGCGAAGACGGAAACGACATGGGGGCAATATCGCGAGTACATGAAGTTATACGCGATCTTCAAAGAATTCGAAGCCAATGGTATTCGTCCGGTGGACGATTCAAACAAGATCGACGCCGTGACCGCGCCAACGGAGTTGTATGATCCTAGTTTCACTTACGAATTCGGAGAGCAAGACGATCAGCCTGCGGTCACGATTACTCAGTACTCTGCCCAGCAGTACTCGAAATGGCTTAGCCGACTGACAGGCCAGCAATTTCGACTTCCTACCGAAGCCGAGTGGGAATACGCCGCTCGCGGAGGCACGAAGACGGCCTATAGCTTTGGCGATTCCGCCGACGAGATTGACGATTACGCTTGGAGTTTCAATAACGCCACCGACGGTTTAGGTGAGGTTGGGACCAAAAAACCGAATCCGTTTGGGCTGTACGATATGCATGGGAACGCAGCCGAATGGACGATGAATCAGTATACCGAGGATGGCTACAAGGTTTTTGCCGAAAAGGCATCAGCGACGAAGACGCCTCTTCACGCAACCGAAGTCGTTGTTTGGCCCGAGACGTCGAGCCCATGTGTGGTTCGAGGTGGCAGTTTTGAAATGGATCCCGAGGCTCTTCGCAGTGCAGCTCGTTTGGCGTCCGATGATGAGCCTTGGAAGGTGGACGACCCCAATTTTCCACGCAGCCCCTGGTGGTTTACCAGCGACTTGGCTCGTGGTGTCGGATTCCGCCTCATCCGATCCTACAAACCGCTCGACAATGAATTGATAGGTAAGTTCTGGGAAGCCAACGCCGAGGACGTCAAGGGCGACGTCGAATCAAGAATGCTCGGTGGACGTGGTGGTTGGGGGATCATCGATCCAACTTTGCCGGCTGCGATCAAAGCATTGCAGAAAGAGTGA
- a CDS encoding S1C family serine protease, with the protein MPTSNDNARDVLDVGGEPDHGDDIDFDHSDYVNEFREYRIDGAALGESFPEQANPSRIVPPPVHRVPESAVAETSIVTADVVAKSEPSEPSELPTVGESEKVDGNAEPTEKGTARRSHHPDPALQSLVLLATMAVMLAAARYAVPQVVEEIRYAWHRGELRAEYDTGNEGLKNVSLDSLSEAYQMVTAAVGPSVVHIEVSRHASANQTPLANLIRSDAYMVADQGSGVVIDEAGYLVTNRHVIAGGERINVTLGDGRRTTATVVGTDPLTDLAVLKVNIGNLLPITWGDSDRCRVGSPVWAVGSPFGLDRTVTFGILSGKHRMVRASTQYQDFMQSDVAVNPGNSGGPLVDVRGKLVGINTAIVGDTYQGVSFSIPSNVVRQVYERIIETGRVERGWLGVGLGEVADSDLIGDNARVRGAIVNAMTDLTSPAAVAGLRVGDLIVSVDQQPISDVGHLMRLIGGCVADTIVDIELYRDGEKMVLAVQLGSRPEF; encoded by the coding sequence TTGCCCACCTCAAACGACAATGCGCGTGACGTCCTCGATGTTGGCGGCGAGCCCGATCACGGCGACGACATCGATTTCGATCATTCCGATTATGTAAATGAGTTTCGTGAATATCGTATCGATGGTGCTGCTTTAGGTGAATCTTTTCCCGAGCAAGCCAATCCATCAAGGATCGTGCCTCCACCGGTTCATCGAGTCCCTGAGTCTGCCGTTGCAGAAACGTCCATCGTCACGGCCGATGTCGTCGCGAAATCGGAGCCCTCCGAGCCGTCCGAGCTGCCGACCGTTGGCGAGTCAGAGAAAGTGGATGGTAACGCCGAGCCGACGGAAAAAGGGACTGCTCGCCGATCGCATCACCCTGATCCTGCTTTGCAAAGCTTGGTGTTGTTGGCAACGATGGCGGTGATGTTGGCTGCCGCTCGCTATGCGGTTCCTCAAGTGGTTGAAGAGATTCGCTACGCCTGGCATCGCGGTGAACTGCGGGCGGAATACGACACCGGCAATGAGGGGCTGAAGAATGTTTCGCTCGATAGTTTGAGTGAAGCTTATCAAATGGTCACCGCCGCCGTCGGTCCAAGCGTCGTGCATATCGAAGTCTCGCGACATGCCAGCGCAAATCAAACACCGCTTGCTAATTTGATCCGTTCTGACGCCTATATGGTTGCTGATCAAGGTAGTGGAGTGGTGATTGACGAAGCGGGCTATTTGGTGACCAACCGCCACGTTATCGCAGGCGGCGAGAGGATCAACGTAACGTTAGGCGACGGTCGGCGAACGACCGCCACCGTGGTTGGAACCGACCCGCTGACCGACTTGGCTGTCTTGAAAGTCAACATTGGTAATTTACTGCCGATCACGTGGGGCGATAGCGACCGTTGCCGAGTCGGTTCACCTGTCTGGGCTGTCGGCAGTCCCTTTGGCTTAGATCGAACGGTGACGTTCGGGATTTTGAGCGGAAAGCATCGCATGGTCCGGGCCAGTACTCAGTATCAAGATTTCATGCAAAGCGATGTCGCGGTCAACCCAGGCAACAGCGGCGGGCCGCTTGTTGACGTGCGAGGCAAGTTGGTCGGAATCAACACGGCGATTGTCGGGGATACCTATCAAGGCGTTAGCTTTTCCATTCCTAGTAACGTCGTTCGACAAGTTTACGAGCGAATTATTGAAACCGGGCGTGTCGAGCGTGGATGGTTGGGAGTGGGGCTTGGTGAGGTGGCCGACAGCGATCTGATCGGCGATAACGCTCGCGTTCGCGGGGCGATCGTCAATGCAATGACCGATCTCACATCGCCGGCTGCTGTGGCGGGATTGAGAGTCGGTGATCTGATCGTTTCCGTCGACCAGCAACCGATCAGCGACGTCGGGCATCTGATGCGACTGATCGGCGGGTGCGTTGCGGACACCATCGTCGACATCGAACTTTATCGCGATGGCGAAAAAATGGTGCTGGCTGTTCAACTGGGAAGTCGGCCTGAGTTTTAG